A genome region from Neisseria meningitidis includes the following:
- a CDS encoding DMT family transporter: MHWLFLTVAILSEVCGSSMLKLSGGFSKLWPSIGVIVSFSVCFWALSMTLKTMPLATAYAIWAGVGLVLTALVSVVFFGEKADFIGIVSIGLILLGVVLLNTMSHMSGH, from the coding sequence ATGCACTGGCTCTTTCTGACTGTAGCAATTTTAAGCGAAGTCTGCGGTTCTTCCATGCTCAAACTGAGTGGCGGGTTTAGCAAACTGTGGCCTTCTATTGGCGTGATAGTCAGCTTTTCGGTGTGTTTTTGGGCCTTGTCTATGACACTGAAAACCATGCCGCTGGCTACAGCATACGCCATTTGGGCAGGCGTGGGACTGGTTTTAACGGCTTTAGTCAGCGTGGTGTTTTTCGGTGAGAAAGCTGATTTCATTGGGATTGTCAGCATCGGTTTGATTTTGCTGGGCGTGGTGCTGCTCAATACCATGTCGCATATGTCGGGGCATTGA
- the nadA gene encoding quinolinate synthase NadA produces MQTAARRSFDYDMPLIQTPTSACQIRQAWAKVADTPDRETADRLKDEIKALLKETNAVLVAHYYVDPLIQDLALETGGCVGDSLEMARFGAEHEAGTLVVAGVRFMGESAKILCPEKTVLMPDLEAECSLDLGCPEEAFSAFCDQHPDRTVVVYANTSAAVKARADWVVTSSVALEIVSYLKSRGEKLIWGPDRHLGDYICRETGADMLLWQGSCIVHNEFKGQELAALKAEHPDAVVLVHPESPQSVIELGDVVGSTSKLLKAAVSRPEKKFIVATDLGILHEMQKQAPDKQFIAAPTAGNGGSCKSCAFCPWMAMNSLGGIKYALTSGRNEILLDRKLGEAAKLPLQRMLDFAAGLKRGDVFNGMGPA; encoded by the coding sequence ATGCAAACCGCCGCCCGCCGCTCGTTCGATTACGATATGCCACTCATCCAAACGCCGACTTCCGCCTGCCAAATCCGTCAGGCGTGGGCGAAGGTTGCCGACACGCCCGACCGCGAGACGGCAGATCGTCTGAAAGACGAAATCAAGGCCTTGCTGAAGGAGACAAACGCGGTCTTGGTGGCGCATTATTACGTTGATCCGCTGATTCAGGATTTGGCTTTGGAGACGGGCGGATGCGTGGGCGATTCGCTGGAAATGGCGCGCTTCGGTGCGGAACACGAAGCCGGTACGCTGGTGGTGGCTGGTGTGCGCTTCATGGGCGAGAGCGCGAAAATCCTCTGCCCTGAAAAAACGGTGCTGATGCCTGATTTGGAGGCGGAATGTTCTTTGGATTTGGGTTGCCCGGAAGAAGCGTTTTCAGCGTTTTGCGACCAACACCCCGACCGCACGGTGGTGGTGTACGCCAACACTTCCGCCGCCGTGAAAGCGCGTGCCGATTGGGTGGTAACGTCTTCGGTGGCGTTAGAAATCGTATCGTATTTGAAATCACGCGGCGAGAAGCTGATTTGGGGACCCGACCGCCACCTCGGCGACTACATCTGCCGCGAAACGGGCGCGGATATGCTGTTGTGGCAGGGTTCGTGCATCGTCCACAACGAATTTAAAGGGCAGGAGCTGGCGGCGTTGAAAGCGGAACATCCCGACGCGGTGGTGCTGGTTCATCCCGAATCGCCGCAAAGCGTCATCGAACTGGGCGACGTGGTCGGCTCGACCAGCAAACTGCTCAAAGCCGCCGTATCGCGTCCTGAAAAAAAATTCATCGTGGCGACCGATTTGGGCATCCTGCACGAAATGCAAAAGCAGGCGCCCGACAAACAATTTATCGCCGCGCCGACGGCGGGCAACGGTGGAAGCTGTAAAAGCTGCGCGTTCTGCCCGTGGATGGCGATGAATTCGCTGGGCGGCATCAAATACGCCCTGACAAGCGGACGTAACGAAATCCTGTTGGACAGGAAGCTGGGCGAAGCCGCCAAACTGCCTTTGCAGCGTATGCTCGACTTCGCGGCAGGACTCAAACGCGGGGATGTGTTCAACGGCATGGGTCCCGCCTGA
- a CDS encoding NUDIX hydrolase: MDAYPEAEAPPQSIVELVPVLIAVTDGGLRVLTVAQGTLLPNGPLSPLRNSLQAGVKLWVAKQTSQPMGYVEQLYTFVDTHRRNEHGMPVLYVSYLGLVREAADSILHPDAKWQDCYGYFPWEDLRTDGGQRDAVVGRLRIWANSADTEEVRQMRLKRIHLCWGVEPENWSEEYVLQRYEMLYESGLIVEAAEPQANFDFALTGQPMRHDHRRVLATALSRLRAKIKYRPVIFELMPPEFTLLQLQNSVEAISGRLLHKQNFRRQIQQQNLIEPSDTGVSGSKGRPAQLCRFRDDVLPDRLISDIGLPLGSR, from the coding sequence ATGGACGCCTACCCCGAAGCCGAAGCTCCGCCGCAAAGCATCGTCGAGCTGGTTCCCGTATTGATTGCCGTTACCGACGGCGGGCTGCGGGTATTGACCGTCGCCCAAGGCACGCTCCTGCCCAACGGCCCGCTCTCCCCCCTGCGCAATTCCTTGCAGGCAGGCGTAAAACTGTGGGTCGCCAAGCAGACTTCGCAGCCTATGGGCTATGTGGAACAGCTTTACACCTTTGTCGATACCCACCGCCGCAACGAACACGGCATGCCCGTCTTGTACGTCAGCTATTTGGGGCTGGTGCGCGAGGCAGCCGACAGCATCCTGCATCCCGATGCGAAATGGCAGGACTGCTACGGCTATTTCCCGTGGGAAGACTTGCGCACCGACGGCGGACAGCGCGACGCCGTCGTCGGCCGCCTGCGCATTTGGGCAAACTCGGCGGACACGGAGGAAGTGCGTCAAATGCGGCTCAAGCGCATTCATTTGTGCTGGGGGGTCGAACCGGAAAACTGGTCGGAAGAATACGTTTTACAACGCTATGAAATGTTGTATGAAAGCGGTCTGATAGTGGAAGCCGCCGAGCCGCAGGCAAACTTCGACTTCGCGCTTACGGGGCAGCCCATGCGCCACGACCACCGCCGCGTACTGGCGACCGCCCTGTCTCGCCTGCGCGCCAAAATCAAATACCGCCCCGTGATTTTTGAACTGATGCCGCCCGAATTCACGCTGCTGCAACTGCAAAACAGCGTCGAAGCCATCAGCGGCAGATTGCTGCACAAGCAAAACTTCCGCCGCCAGATTCAGCAGCAAAACCTCATCGAGCCGTCGGATACCGGCGTATCGGGCAGCAAAGGCCGTCCCGCGCAGCTTTGCCGCTTCCGCGACGACGTCCTGCCCGACAGGCTGATTTCGGACATCGGACTGCCGCTGGGCAGCCGTTAG
- the nadC gene encoding carboxylating nicotinate-nucleotide diphosphorylase has protein sequence MPSENTLFPLPDTLLRPMVEQALSEDLGRRGDITSAAVIAPDKTAKLFLVSREDGVIAGMDLARIAFQTMDPSVRFQAEIHDGQAVRAGQTLAAVEGNARALLAAERTALNYLTHLSGIATATARAVAEVAKYGTDIVCSRKTIPLLRVLQKYAVRAGGGVNHRMGLDDAVLIKDNHLAYCGSIAQAVRQAKQAVGPLTCVEIEVDTLAQLDEAIAAGAKRILLDNMDDETLKEAANRCHTQTSHPHTVYCEASGGIGFDRLKRVAQTGVDGIALGYLTHSSRSLDIGLDFVA, from the coding sequence ATGCCGTCTGAAAACACCCTCTTCCCCCTGCCCGATACCCTGTTGCGTCCCATGGTAGAACAAGCCTTGAGCGAAGACTTGGGCAGGCGCGGCGACATTACGTCCGCCGCCGTCATCGCGCCTGACAAAACCGCCAAACTCTTCCTCGTCAGCCGCGAAGACGGCGTTATTGCCGGTATGGACTTGGCGCGTATCGCCTTTCAGACGATGGATCCGTCCGTCCGCTTCCAAGCCGAAATCCACGACGGACAAGCCGTCCGCGCAGGTCAGACGCTTGCCGCCGTCGAAGGCAACGCCCGTGCGCTGCTCGCCGCCGAACGCACCGCGCTCAACTACCTCACGCACTTAAGCGGCATCGCCACCGCCACCGCGCGTGCCGTTGCCGAAGTCGCCAAATACGGTACAGACATCGTGTGCAGCCGCAAAACCATCCCCCTGCTGCGCGTCCTGCAAAAATACGCCGTCAGGGCAGGCGGCGGTGTGAACCACCGCATGGGCTTGGACGATGCCGTACTCATCAAAGACAACCACCTCGCCTATTGCGGCAGCATCGCCCAAGCAGTTCGGCAGGCAAAACAGGCGGTCGGACCGTTGACTTGCGTGGAAATCGAAGTGGACACGTTGGCACAACTGGACGAAGCCATCGCGGCGGGCGCAAAACGGATTTTGCTGGACAACATGGACGACGAAACCCTGAAAGAAGCGGCAAACCGCTGCCACACGCAAACCTCCCACCCCCACACCGTCTATTGCGAAGCATCGGGCGGCATCGGCTTCGACCGACTGAAGCGCGTGGCGCAAACCGGCGTGGACGGCATCGCTCTCGGCTATCTGACCCACAGCAGCCGTTCGTTGGACATAGGTCTGGATTTCGTGGCGTGA
- a CDS encoding ArsR/SmtB family transcription factor — MLIQLLDGDCNIAELSESLSMPATAVSNHLSRLRVEGLVDFTRYHRIIEYRLISEDAAAILRTIRDLENKRAV; from the coding sequence ATACTGATCCAACTGTTGGACGGCGATTGCAATATTGCCGAGCTGTCCGAATCCCTGTCCATGCCTGCGACAGCGGTTTCCAACCATTTGAGCCGACTGCGCGTGGAAGGTCTGGTGGACTTTACGCGTTACCACCGCATTATCGAATACCGCCTGATTTCCGAAGACGCGGCGGCGATTCTGCGGACAATCCGCGATTTGGAAAACAAACGCGCGGTATAG
- the xth gene encoding exodeoxyribonuclease III translates to MKITTWNVNSLNVRLPQVQNLLADNPPDILVLQELKLDQDKFPAAALQMMGWHCVWSGQKTYNGVAIVSRNAPEDVHIGLPALPDDPQRRVIAATVGGVRVINVYCVNGEALDSPKFKYKEQWFAALTEFVRDEMARHGKLVLLGDFNIAPADADCYDPEKWHEKIHCSSVERQWFQNLLDLGLADSLRQVHPEGAFYTWFDYRGAMFQRKLGLRIDHILVSPAMAEALKDVRVDLETRALERPSDHAPVTAEFDW, encoded by the coding sequence ATGAAAATCACCACTTGGAACGTCAATTCGCTCAATGTGCGGCTGCCGCAGGTGCAAAACCTGCTTGCCGACAATCCGCCCGATATTTTGGTTTTGCAGGAACTCAAACTCGATCAGGACAAATTTCCGGCCGCCGCTTTGCAAATGATGGGCTGGCACTGTGTTTGGAGCGGGCAGAAAACCTACAACGGCGTGGCAATCGTCAGCCGCAACGCGCCGGAAGACGTGCATATCGGGCTGCCCGCGCTGCCGGACGATCCGCAACGGCGTGTGATTGCGGCAACCGTCGGCGGTGTGCGCGTCATCAATGTCTATTGCGTCAACGGCGAAGCCCTCGACAGCCCGAAATTCAAATATAAAGAACAATGGTTTGCCGCGTTAACCGAATTTGTCCGCGACGAAATGGCACGCCACGGCAAACTGGTGCTGCTGGGCGATTTCAATATCGCGCCTGCCGATGCGGACTGTTACGACCCTGAAAAATGGCACGAAAAAATCCACTGTTCGTCCGTCGAACGGCAGTGGTTTCAAAATCTGCTGGATTTGGGACTGGCCGACAGCCTGCGCCAAGTCCATCCCGAAGGCGCGTTTTACACATGGTTCGACTATCGCGGCGCGATGTTCCAACGCAAACTGGGCCTGCGTATCGACCATATTTTGGTGTCGCCTGCGATGGCGGAGGCGTTGAAGGATGTCCGTGTCGATTTGGAGACGCGCGCGCTGGAGCGTCCGAGCGACCACGCGCCGGTGACGGCAGAA